A single window of Toxoplasma gondii ME49 chromosome Ib, whole genome shotgun sequence DNA harbors:
- a CDS encoding hypothetical protein (encoded by transcript TGME49_321280~Signal peptide predicted by SignalP 2.0 HMM (probability 1.000) with cleavage site probability 0.824 at residue 26~Predicted trans-membrane domain (TMHMM2.0):6-26), translating to MAYRSSAAALAFFAVLLCGLPSWCVASEGTAAADLFVPAVSSTNNNAQAAAMVSTGVPAKTNQQEAAHPVIFRSSKRYG from the coding sequence ATGGCGTATCgatcttctgcagctgctctggCCTTTTTTGCCGTTCTCTTGTGCGGTCTGCCCAGCTGGTGCGTTGCAAGTGAAGGAACAGCGGCAGCAGATTTGTTCGTACCAGCTGTGAGCTCTACGAACAACAACGCCCAAGCAGCAGCCATGGTCTCCACAGGTGTACCAGCCAAAACGAATCAGCAGGAAGCAGCACACCCCGTAATTTTTAGGAGTTCGAAAAGGTACGGCTGA
- a CDS encoding hypothetical protein (encoded by transcript TGME49_321270~Predicted trans-membrane domain (TMHMM2.0):23-46), with amino-acid sequence MCVCLLHCRGVALKNKTAGLRRNKTALNVTLSLLVAAVVAVVLTTIKLNQCRQQLKENKNTTEGTTRRRLAEGGADSNGDRSGEEECAEEVCTGG; translated from the exons ATGTGTGTCTGCCTGCTGCACTGCAGAGGCGTCGCGTTGAAAAATAAAACTGCAGGATTACGTCGTAACAAAACCGCTCTAAATGTGACGCTGAGCCTGCTGGTCGCAGCCGTCGTCGCGGTAGTGCTTACTACAATTAAGCTGAACCAGTGCAGACAACAgctgaaggagaacaagaacaCAACTGAAGGAACCACAAGAAGGAGACTTGCAGAAGGCGGCGCCGACAGCAATGGTGACCgcagcggcgaggaagaatgT GCCGAAGAAGTATGCACAGGCGGATAG